A window of the Cytophagaceae bacterium genome harbors these coding sequences:
- a CDS encoding site-specific integrase, which yields MASIKLVLRNDKVGKDGEAPLYLRLIKDRKTKFISLGVRLVPNEWDEDKQRVKKNHSNSARINALLAQKVAEAEGQVADLERKKSQPSAKKLKEAIKGKDATNFFEYSYARCEKQKTTLSPATYRNYTKYISKFEKFMGTSEVYFEDINVTTLKDFANHCSKTLSNNNTTIHYSLTILSIMFKDAQREDIIPTSLYPFDKFRVKKEKSSRNYLNKEQLAALEALEVSQLGKAQICKDMFLFAVYAGGLRFGDVIELQWKHFLAADNRISKVIRKTGRQHSFKMGSVAIEILDKYKTKNSQPEDFIFPIMEYSDLYFKDNFFRSKETERHNALTNFHLNNFGKTLKLSFSLSFHLSRHTFATRALNNGMRIEHVSKLMDHSGIGITQVYAKIINEELDKAVDQYLG from the coding sequence ATGGCATCAATCAAATTAGTACTTCGAAATGATAAAGTAGGCAAAGATGGCGAAGCACCTTTGTACCTTAGACTTATCAAAGACCGCAAAACCAAATTCATTTCTTTAGGTGTTAGGTTAGTTCCAAATGAATGGGACGAAGATAAACAAAGAGTTAAAAAGAACCACTCAAATTCTGCAAGAATAAATGCACTACTGGCACAAAAGGTTGCAGAAGCTGAAGGGCAAGTTGCAGACCTTGAAAGAAAAAAATCACAGCCATCAGCAAAGAAGTTGAAGGAAGCCATCAAAGGAAAAGATGCAACCAACTTTTTTGAATACAGCTATGCAAGATGCGAAAAACAGAAAACAACATTATCACCTGCCACTTACCGGAATTACACCAAGTACATCAGTAAGTTTGAAAAATTTATGGGTACATCAGAAGTCTATTTTGAAGACATCAATGTAACCACCCTTAAAGATTTTGCAAACCATTGTTCCAAAACTTTGAGCAATAATAACACTACAATTCACTACTCCTTAACCATCCTTTCCATTATGTTCAAGGATGCACAAAGAGAAGATATAATTCCTACCAGTTTGTACCCCTTTGATAAGTTCAGAGTAAAGAAAGAAAAGAGCAGCCGCAACTACTTAAACAAAGAGCAATTAGCAGCACTCGAAGCATTAGAAGTTTCGCAATTAGGCAAAGCACAAATTTGTAAGGATATGTTTTTGTTTGCTGTTTATGCAGGTGGTTTGAGATTTGGTGATGTAATAGAATTGCAATGGAAACATTTTTTAGCAGCCGACAATCGTATTTCTAAAGTTATCCGCAAAACAGGAAGGCAACACAGTTTTAAAATGGGAAGTGTGGCCATTGAAATACTTGATAAGTACAAAACCAAAAACAGTCAGCCCGAAGATTTTATTTTTCCAATAATGGAGTACAGCGATTTGTATTTCAAGGATAATTTTTTCAGGTCAAAAGAAACAGAACGCCACAATGCACTAACCAATTTTCACCTCAATAATTTTGGAAAGACACTCAAACTTTCGTTTTCGTTGTCCTTTCATCTTAGCCGCCATACTTTTGCAACCAGAGCATTAAATAACGGAATGAGAATTGAACACGTTTCTAAATTGATGGACCATTCTGGAATTGGAATTACACAGGTATATGCAAAAATCATCAATGAAGAATTAGATAAAGCAGTGGATCAATATTTAGGTTAA
- a CDS encoding helix-turn-helix domain-containing protein encodes MEAVILTKDQYQELVVRMDEIKSALTEKQKEPKDVFLDNQDFLQLMNISKRTAQSWRDEGIISFSQVGSKIYYRMSDVQKLLDSNYNQAFKKRK; translated from the coding sequence ATGGAAGCAGTAATCCTAACAAAAGACCAGTATCAGGAATTAGTTGTGCGAATGGACGAAATTAAGTCCGCACTAACCGAAAAACAGAAAGAACCTAAAGATGTATTTCTTGACAATCAAGATTTCCTTCAACTGATGAACATCAGTAAACGAACCGCACAATCTTGGCGTGACGAGGGTATCATTTCATTTTCCCAAGTAGGAAGCAAAATCTACTACCGAATGAGTGATGTGCAAAAGCTATTAGATAGCAATTACAACCAAGCATTCAAAAAGAGAAAATGA
- a CDS encoding AAA family ATPase: MSITKEAILAKISSYDILNHYLQPYHNTGRLISGKNISNPFIAEKQQSPSFNIFCALPQHEWRYKDFATGDEGSCFDCVMKLLNVSFPEALEIINRDHCLNLENDHKKVVQPQRTAPEQTKANFSVKKRPFSDAELTFWNKYNISIETLQRFNVAALEEFSNISKEGKPYTVKSSSEKFIFAYDNATWLKLYKPLDEKQYKFQYLGNKEQGYIFGWKQLPDKGEKLFITGGEKDVLSLAAQGFNAISLNSETATLEKAIADELKLRFNHIIVLYDNDATGLKQSELLAVAHGFNKITLPAIPNNGKDISDYFASRGSLSAFDELLSASLQVPPPEALNPDKVVFNAVELMAMGNLEPQYLMSPILPQKGTAVLAGKPDTGKSQFARQLCIQVALGLKSFIDFDINPIHSRSIYVATEDNLENTRYLMSRQMNGLNQGPKDNLRFIFADTMEQEEILKELDNQLTIAAADLVVVDSFGDIFKGGDSNNNMAMRNTVKTFDKIAKKHNCLILFVHHINKGAYRQAPGQEHIQGGAGLMQKVRLGIQLSEGDNNTRYFTVVKGNYCPKEYKQNSLVLDFSEETFLFSNTGKLIPTSELGTQPNEDKKEEKYSELESIAEEIFGDQLVSYSNFVKRFCEITGKSIPTAKRAHTNLKKLEIIVEANGSYRLANPSKDEFSEDETDENLF; this comes from the coding sequence ATGTCTATCACTAAAGAAGCCATATTGGCTAAAATATCAAGCTATGATATATTAAATCATTATTTACAACCCTATCACAACACAGGCAGGTTAATAAGTGGTAAGAATATTAGCAACCCATTTATAGCAGAAAAGCAACAATCACCCAGCTTCAATATTTTTTGTGCCTTGCCTCAACATGAGTGGAGATATAAAGATTTTGCAACTGGTGATGAAGGCAGTTGTTTTGATTGCGTAATGAAACTTTTGAATGTTTCATTTCCCGAAGCATTGGAAATAATTAACCGTGACCATTGCCTTAACTTGGAAAATGATCACAAAAAAGTTGTACAGCCACAACGAACAGCACCGGAACAAACAAAGGCAAATTTTTCTGTAAAGAAAAGGCCATTCAGCGATGCTGAATTAACCTTTTGGAATAAGTACAATATTTCCATTGAAACCTTGCAACGCTTCAATGTAGCAGCCTTAGAAGAATTTAGCAACATCAGTAAAGAAGGTAAACCATACACAGTTAAGAGCAGTTCCGAAAAATTCATTTTTGCTTATGATAACGCCACTTGGTTAAAACTCTACAAACCGTTAGATGAAAAACAGTACAAGTTTCAATATTTAGGCAATAAAGAGCAGGGGTATATTTTTGGATGGAAGCAACTACCCGACAAAGGCGAAAAGCTATTTATTACAGGTGGTGAAAAAGATGTATTGAGTTTGGCAGCACAAGGTTTTAATGCTATTTCGCTTAACAGCGAAACCGCAACTTTAGAAAAGGCAATTGCTGATGAATTGAAACTTCGTTTCAATCACATCATTGTACTTTACGATAACGATGCAACAGGCTTAAAACAATCCGAACTTTTGGCAGTAGCACATGGCTTTAATAAAATCACATTACCTGCTATTCCGAATAACGGCAAAGACATTTCCGATTACTTCGCCTCAAGAGGCTCATTATCGGCTTTTGACGAGTTGCTTTCAGCTTCGCTTCAAGTACCTCCACCCGAAGCACTAAACCCTGATAAGGTTGTGTTTAATGCAGTAGAATTAATGGCAATGGGAAACTTAGAACCTCAATACCTCATGTCTCCTATTTTGCCACAAAAAGGCACAGCAGTTTTAGCAGGGAAACCCGACACAGGTAAAAGCCAATTTGCAAGGCAATTGTGTATTCAAGTTGCTTTAGGCTTAAAATCATTCATTGATTTTGACATTAATCCTATTCACAGCCGTTCTATTTATGTGGCTACTGAAGATAATTTAGAAAACACACGTTACTTAATGAGCAGGCAGATGAATGGCTTAAATCAAGGTCCAAAAGACAACCTGCGGTTCATCTTTGCCGATACTATGGAGCAAGAAGAAATACTGAAAGAATTGGACAACCAACTAACAATAGCAGCAGCCGATTTAGTGGTGGTAGATAGTTTTGGCGATATTTTCAAAGGAGGCGACAGCAATAACAACATGGCAATGAGAAACACAGTAAAGACCTTTGATAAAATTGCCAAAAAACACAACTGCCTAATCTTGTTTGTTCACCATATCAACAAAGGAGCATACCGCCAAGCACCAGGGCAAGAGCATATTCAAGGAGGTGCAGGGCTAATGCAAAAAGTACGCTTAGGTATTCAGCTTTCAGAAGGCGATAATAACACAAGATATTTCACAGTGGTAAAGGGTAATTATTGCCCAAAGGAATACAAGCAAAATTCCCTTGTATTGGACTTTTCAGAGGAAACATTTTTATTTTCAAATACTGGTAAATTAATACCCACATCAGAATTAGGAACGCAACCCAATGAAGATAAAAAGGAAGAAAAGTACAGTGAGTTAGAAAGTATTGCAGAAGAAATATTTGGCGACCAATTGGTATCATACAGCAACTTTGTGAAACGGTTTTGTGAAATAACAGGCAAAAGCATCCCGACAGCAAAAAGGGCACACACCAACCTTAAAAAGTTAGAAATTATTGTTGAAGCAAACGGCAGCTATCGTTTAGCCAATCCAAGTAAAGATGAATTTTCAGAGGATGAAACAGACGAAAATCTCTTTTAG
- a CDS encoding helix-turn-helix transcriptional regulator, with amino-acid sequence MSFGETIRKQRESKNLLLRQAAAFLEVDTAFVSKLERGERNASREQVVKLAEFLQTPAEPLITIWLADKISDTINNSKEGEDALKLVLKTYKKK; translated from the coding sequence ATGTCCTTCGGTGAAACCATAAGAAAACAAAGAGAAAGTAAAAATTTGCTACTTCGACAGGCAGCTGCCTTCTTAGAAGTTGACACAGCTTTTGTAAGTAAACTCGAAAGAGGGGAACGCAATGCAAGCCGTGAGCAAGTCGTTAAATTGGCAGAATTTTTACAAACTCCAGCCGAGCCACTCATTACAATTTGGCTTGCAGATAAAATTTCAGATACAATAAACAATAGCAAGGAGGGCGAAGATGCTTTAAAACTTGTACTTAAAACCTATAAGAAGAAATGA
- a CDS encoding DEAD/DEAH box helicase: MSITSYHAKYFAYELTKRSSSDSMQKLASTLVDAQVDLNPHQVEAALFAFRSPLSKGAILADEVGLGKTIEAALVISQKWAERKRKIIIITPANLRKQWSQELQDKFFLSSIILEAKSFNDCVKKGNLNPFDQPEIIICSYQFARTKEPYIKSIGWDLAVIDEAHRLRNVYKAGNKIAKSIKDALNEAPKILLTATPLQNSLLELYGLVSIIDDYSFGDLKSFKTQYSRVTSTADAEAFTELKERLKPICKRTLRRQVLEYIRYTNRIALVEEFYPTDEEQKLYDMVTDYLQADNLYALPASQRKLMTLILRRLLASSTFAISGTLEGLANKLENIVKESETDNSDEVFALDFETYDELKDEWEGEEDEEQEKEKKTYTSEDIENIKTEINSLKEFEKLAKSIRLNSKGEKLFTALEKGFNEMDRLGAPKKAIIFTESTRTQLYLRNILEARGYADRVVLFNGSNTDEKSRKIYADWVAKHKNTDKVSGSRTADMRAALVDYFRDEAVIMVATEAAAEGINLQFCSMVINYDMPWNPQRIEQRIGRCHRYGQKYDVVVVNFLNKANAADVRVYELLRDKFQLFNGVFGASDEVLGSIENGVDFEKRIARIYQECRTTTQIEVAFNELQADLEVNISDAMQQTRQKLLENFDEEVHEKLRINLQESKDYLSKYESWLWNITQFALNSNANFSANEHSFRLLKNPYNDLKIHPGPYRIGKAIDDSNVYRIGHPLAQRIIEECKKQDLPSVELTFDYSNTVKKISTVEPYIGQSGYMLGRVLCITSFDVEEFVQLSAITSDGNVLSKEICERFFSLPASISDNKTTVPFTVTDELENHLKAHQLQVIDEIGQRNANYFEIELEKLDLWGEDRRNSLKITLKELDQEIKEIKKVARLAPNLPEKLKLEKERKKLENERDAAWREYDGAAKEIEQSKDRLIDQIEQKLEQELIKTDLFLIKWNLI; encoded by the coding sequence ATGAGCATTACATCTTACCATGCTAAATATTTCGCATACGAACTTACCAAGCGTAGTTCATCAGACAGTATGCAAAAACTGGCTTCTACCTTAGTAGATGCACAAGTAGATTTAAACCCACATCAGGTTGAAGCTGCATTATTTGCCTTTCGTTCTCCATTATCTAAAGGTGCTATTTTAGCCGATGAAGTAGGTTTGGGTAAAACAATTGAAGCTGCATTAGTAATTTCTCAAAAGTGGGCAGAAAGAAAACGAAAAATAATCATCATTACTCCTGCAAATCTTCGTAAACAGTGGTCACAGGAACTACAAGATAAATTCTTCCTTTCATCAATTATTCTTGAAGCAAAATCATTCAATGATTGCGTTAAAAAAGGAAACTTAAACCCATTCGACCAGCCGGAAATAATCATTTGTTCATACCAGTTTGCAAGAACTAAAGAACCTTATATAAAATCAATCGGTTGGGATTTAGCAGTAATTGATGAAGCCCACAGATTAAGGAATGTATATAAGGCAGGTAACAAAATTGCCAAGTCAATTAAGGATGCACTGAACGAAGCTCCAAAAATACTTTTAACAGCCACCCCATTACAAAACTCATTATTAGAGTTGTATGGTTTGGTAAGCATCATTGATGATTATTCTTTTGGCGATTTAAAAAGTTTTAAGACCCAATACAGCAGAGTAACAAGCACAGCAGATGCAGAAGCGTTTACAGAGTTAAAAGAAAGACTAAAGCCAATTTGTAAACGAACACTAAGACGACAAGTTTTAGAGTATATCCGTTATACAAACAGAATTGCATTGGTTGAAGAATTTTATCCTACTGATGAAGAACAGAAGTTGTATGATATGGTTACAGATTATCTGCAAGCAGATAATCTTTATGCACTTCCAGCAAGTCAGCGTAAGTTGATGACACTTATTTTAAGAAGGCTTTTAGCTTCTTCAACTTTTGCCATATCAGGTACTTTAGAAGGCTTGGCAAATAAATTGGAAAACATAGTTAAGGAATCCGAAACAGATAATTCAGATGAAGTTTTTGCCCTCGATTTTGAAACCTATGATGAACTAAAAGACGAGTGGGAAGGCGAAGAAGATGAAGAACAGGAGAAAGAGAAAAAGACCTATACTTCAGAAGATATTGAAAACATAAAAACAGAAATAAATTCACTAAAGGAATTTGAAAAGCTTGCCAAGTCTATAAGACTAAATTCTAAAGGTGAAAAACTGTTTACAGCCCTTGAAAAAGGGTTTAATGAAATGGATCGTTTAGGTGCTCCCAAAAAAGCTATCATATTTACTGAGAGTACCCGAACTCAATTGTATTTGAGAAATATACTCGAAGCAAGGGGTTATGCTGATAGAGTTGTTTTGTTTAATGGCTCAAACACAGATGAAAAGTCACGTAAAATTTATGCTGATTGGGTAGCGAAACACAAAAACACAGATAAAGTATCAGGTTCAAGAACAGCTGATATGCGGGCTGCATTAGTGGACTATTTTCGTGATGAAGCAGTGATAATGGTGGCAACCGAAGCAGCAGCAGAAGGTATCAATTTACAGTTTTGTTCTATGGTTATCAATTACGATATGCCCTGGAACCCTCAACGCATTGAACAGCGTATTGGAAGATGCCACCGTTACGGTCAAAAATATGATGTAGTAGTAGTAAACTTTCTGAATAAAGCCAATGCAGCTGATGTGAGAGTATATGAATTACTTCGTGATAAGTTTCAGTTGTTCAATGGTGTATTTGGTGCATCTGATGAAGTTTTAGGAAGTATCGAAAACGGAGTTGATTTTGAAAAACGTATTGCCCGAATTTATCAGGAGTGCAGAACCACCACACAAATTGAAGTAGCTTTCAATGAATTGCAAGCTGATTTGGAAGTGAATATTTCTGATGCTATGCAACAGACAAGGCAGAAGTTATTAGAAAACTTTGATGAAGAAGTACACGAAAAATTAAGAATAAACCTACAAGAGAGTAAAGATTATCTTTCAAAGTACGAATCTTGGTTGTGGAACATCACACAGTTTGCCCTTAACAGCAATGCAAACTTTTCAGCAAATGAGCATTCTTTCCGTTTGCTTAAAAATCCATACAACGACCTTAAAATTCATCCCGGTCCTTACCGAATAGGCAAGGCAATTGATGATTCAAATGTTTATAGAATTGGTCATCCTTTGGCTCAACGAATCATTGAAGAATGTAAAAAGCAAGATTTGCCATCGGTTGAATTAACCTTTGACTACTCCAACACAGTTAAGAAAATATCAACTGTTGAACCCTACATTGGTCAATCAGGCTATATGCTTGGCAGGGTGCTATGTATTACCTCTTTTGATGTAGAAGAATTTGTTCAGCTTTCAGCTATCACTTCAGATGGAAATGTTTTATCCAAAGAAATTTGCGAACGCTTTTTCTCACTCCCTGCATCTATATCAGACAATAAAACCACCGTACCCTTTACGGTTACTGATGAATTGGAAAACCATTTAAAAGCACACCAATTGCAGGTTATAGATGAAATAGGGCAACGCAACGCCAACTATTTTGAAATTGAATTAGAGAAATTGGATCTATGGGGTGAAGACAGGCGAAACTCTTTGAAAATAACCCTAAAAGAACTCGACCAAGAAATTAAAGAAATTAAGAAAGTAGCAAGGCTTGCACCAAATCTGCCAGAAAAACTAAAGCTGGAGAAGGAACGCAAAAAGTTAGAAAATGAACGTGATGCAGCTTGGCGTGAATATGATGGTGCAGCAAAAGAAATTGAACAGAGTAAAGACCGTTTGATTGACCAGATTGAACAAAAGTTGGAACAGGAACTCATAAAAACAGATTTATTCCTAATCAAATGGAATCTAATTTAA
- a CDS encoding KilA-N domain-containing protein, with product MSKQNKIIQVQNIDITISQINEMDYISLTDMANAKEGEARAADIIKNWIRTRSTLEFLGVWEQMNNPNFKVVEFDHFKSQAGLPSFVLSPGAWIEATNATGLLVKLGKYGGTYAHRDIAFEFGSAISPVFKLYLIKEYQRLKEVESNQYNLEWNVKRILSKVNYTIQTDAVKDYIIPHSTLPEAKKSLEYAEEADVLNLALFKCTAKQWREANPQLALQGMNIRDIASINELAVMSNLESANADMMRNGIARNIRFQKLYEIARYQLEILNKQDFLKSIKKSSPDIYLEDGSQNQLPE from the coding sequence ATGAGCAAGCAAAACAAAATAATACAGGTTCAAAATATAGACATTACCATTTCACAGATTAATGAAATGGACTACATCTCCTTAACCGATATGGCAAACGCCAAAGAAGGAGAAGCAAGAGCAGCAGACATCATAAAGAACTGGATTAGAACACGTTCCACATTAGAGTTTTTAGGCGTTTGGGAGCAAATGAACAACCCAAATTTTAAAGTGGTCGAATTTGACCACTTTAAATCTCAGGCAGGTTTGCCCAGTTTTGTTTTAAGCCCTGGGGCTTGGATAGAAGCCACAAATGCCACTGGACTACTTGTAAAATTGGGCAAGTATGGTGGCACTTATGCCCATAGGGATATTGCCTTTGAGTTTGGGTCAGCTATAAGCCCTGTGTTCAAGCTATATTTAATTAAAGAGTATCAAAGGCTCAAAGAAGTTGAAAGCAATCAATATAATTTAGAATGGAACGTAAAAAGGATTTTGAGTAAGGTAAACTACACCATCCAAACAGATGCCGTAAAAGACTACATCATTCCCCATTCCACTTTGCCCGAAGCTAAAAAAAGTTTAGAGTATGCCGAAGAAGCAGATGTGCTCAATCTTGCCCTTTTTAAGTGTACGGCAAAACAATGGCGAGAAGCCAATCCACAATTAGCCTTGCAGGGTATGAATATCAGAGATATTGCCAGTATAAACGAGTTAGCTGTGATGTCTAATTTAGAATCGGCAAATGCCGATATGATGCGAAACGGTATAGCGAGAAATATCCGTTTTCAAAAGTTGTACGAAATAGCAAGGTATCAATTGGAAATCTTGAACAAACAAGATTTTTTGAAATCAATCAAAAAATCATCTCCAGATATTTATTTGGAAGATGGCTCTCAAAACCAATTACCTGAATAG